The following proteins are encoded in a genomic region of Thioclava nitratireducens:
- a CDS encoding Hint domain-containing protein, with product MTRSATTTWDDDCAFDTALAGATSGRMLDNGAASGIVAGTRIATAMGWRPVEAIAAGDMVMTFDSGLRPVADVKRTQLWLGHGRCPDHRKPLAVPVGALGNKTPMLLLPEQNMMVESDMAEAIYGDPFAVIPASALEGYRGIDRITPHRPIDVIVLEFEEEEIVYANGSGMVHCGSVNSHRLEALFDDDAGPNYETLSLEMARSIVAGLIDEDLTAHAYAAE from the coding sequence ATGACCCGCAGTGCAACGACGACCTGGGACGACGATTGCGCCTTTGATACCGCTCTGGCGGGCGCAACCTCCGGGCGAATGCTCGACAACGGAGCTGCGTCGGGAATCGTCGCCGGAACGCGCATCGCCACCGCCATGGGCTGGCGCCCGGTGGAAGCGATCGCAGCCGGTGACATGGTCATGACTTTCGACAGTGGCCTGCGTCCCGTCGCGGACGTCAAACGGACTCAACTCTGGCTCGGTCACGGGCGTTGCCCGGACCATCGCAAGCCGCTCGCCGTGCCGGTCGGCGCGTTGGGCAACAAAACCCCGATGCTGCTTTTGCCTGAACAGAACATGATGGTGGAAAGCGACATGGCCGAGGCAATTTACGGTGACCCCTTCGCCGTGATCCCCGCTTCGGCACTTGAAGGCTATCGCGGGATCGATCGGATTACACCCCACCGTCCGATCGACGTGATCGTGCTGGAGTTTGAGGAGGAGGAGATCGTCTACGCTAATGGTTCTGGCATGGTCCATTGCGGTTCGGTCAACAGCCACCGGCTCGAAGCGCTCTTCGACGATGATGCAGGCCCGAACTACGAGACGCTCTCGCTCGAGATGGCGCGCTCGATCGTCGCGGGGCTGATCGACGAAGATCTGACCGCACATGCTTACGCGGCAGAGTGA
- a CDS encoding sulfotransferase family 2 domain-containing protein: MIVSHGRRYIFVHIPKTGGTALTLALEDRAMADDLLIGDTPKAQRRKSRLAGRETRGRLWKHSTLSDGLGLYTEEQARAYFTFTLVRNPWDRVVSYYHWLREQQMTHPAVALAKSLSFSDFINHPHTQASLAAAPYGSYMRLPDGEEICDLYIRLEDVETDAEPLATHLGFSVMPFARSNISARKRNWREYFSDADAEAVSKLCAEDIARFDYRF; the protein is encoded by the coding sequence ATGATCGTTTCGCATGGCCGTCGCTATATCTTCGTTCACATCCCGAAGACGGGCGGCACGGCGCTGACGCTCGCGCTGGAGGACCGCGCCATGGCGGACGATCTTCTGATCGGAGACACGCCCAAGGCGCAGCGGCGCAAAAGCAGGCTGGCGGGCCGCGAGACGCGAGGGCGGCTTTGGAAGCATTCCACGCTGAGCGACGGGCTGGGGCTCTATACAGAAGAGCAGGCTCGGGCCTATTTCACTTTCACACTTGTGCGGAACCCGTGGGATCGGGTCGTCAGCTACTACCATTGGTTGCGCGAGCAGCAGATGACGCATCCGGCCGTGGCATTAGCAAAGTCACTCAGCTTTTCGGACTTCATAAACCATCCGCACACCCAGGCATCGCTCGCGGCGGCCCCTTATGGCAGCTACATGCGGCTGCCGGACGGGGAGGAGATTTGCGACCTTTATATTCGCCTTGAAGATGTAGAGACCGATGCCGAACCCCTCGCGACGCATCTGGGGTTTTCCGTGATGCCCTTCGCGCGATCCAACATTTCCGCGCGGAAGCGCAACTGGCGCGAGTATTTTTCGGATGCCGACGCTGAAGCGGTTTCAAAACTCTGTGCCGAAGACATCGCGCGGTTCGATTACCGATTCTAA
- a CDS encoding AMP-binding protein — MGWLADETGLEKCAANYAPLTPLSHLNRALEVFPERLAVIYGSRSYNYVDYHARVSQLASALKARGVNSGDVVATILPNTLPQIEAHFGVPACGAVLNAINTRLDVDTVAYIFEHGGAKIVLCDVAFLPVAEEAVKKMKGPAPQIVEVADPDHGFEPTGHYLEYEALVAEGDPMFDWIMPEDEWESIALNYTSGTTGKPKGVVYHHRGAYLSTQANAISWRMQLYPVLLTIVPLFHCNSWTHSWMAPMMGGTVVGCRDVTAKNIYDAIADHGVTHFGGAPIVLNTIVNAKDEHRRPFDHVVEVFTAGAPPPASTLAAIEPLGFNVTQVYGLTETYGPAVECTWKPSWDGATGEERAELKARTGVSMPMLEQVTVHDQGKEVARDSQHLGEIVFRGNMVMKGYFKNPQATREAFEGGVFHSGDIAFMHPDGYIKITDRAKDIIISGGENVSSVEVEGVICAHPAVSLASVVAKPDETWGEVPCAFVELKEGKEATEEELIKFCRERLAGFKTPKRVVFSELPKTSTGKIQKFELRAVAKLLDA; from the coding sequence ATGGGCTGGCTTGCCGACGAGACGGGTTTGGAGAAATGCGCGGCGAATTACGCCCCGCTTACACCTTTGTCGCATCTCAACCGCGCGCTGGAGGTCTTCCCCGAGCGGCTGGCGGTGATCTACGGCAGCCGCTCTTATAATTACGTCGATTACCACGCACGCGTGAGCCAGCTCGCCTCGGCGCTCAAGGCGCGCGGCGTGAACTCGGGTGACGTGGTAGCGACGATCCTGCCCAACACCCTGCCCCAGATCGAAGCGCATTTCGGCGTGCCCGCCTGCGGCGCGGTGCTGAACGCGATCAACACACGGCTCGATGTCGATACCGTCGCCTATATCTTCGAACATGGCGGCGCGAAGATCGTGCTCTGCGACGTGGCCTTCCTGCCGGTGGCCGAAGAAGCCGTGAAGAAGATGAAAGGCCCCGCGCCGCAGATCGTGGAGGTGGCCGACCCCGATCACGGGTTCGAGCCTACCGGGCATTACCTCGAATACGAGGCGCTGGTGGCCGAGGGCGACCCGATGTTCGACTGGATCATGCCGGAGGACGAATGGGAGAGCATCGCGCTCAACTACACCTCCGGCACGACCGGCAAGCCCAAAGGCGTCGTCTATCACCACCGCGGCGCCTATCTCTCGACGCAGGCGAACGCGATCTCGTGGCGGATGCAGCTTTACCCGGTTCTGCTGACCATCGTGCCGCTGTTCCATTGCAACTCCTGGACCCATAGCTGGATGGCCCCGATGATGGGCGGCACGGTCGTCGGCTGCCGGGACGTGACCGCGAAGAACATCTATGACGCGATCGCCGATCACGGGGTGACGCATTTCGGTGGCGCGCCGATCGTGCTCAACACCATCGTCAACGCCAAGGACGAGCATCGCCGCCCCTTCGATCACGTGGTCGAAGTCTTCACCGCCGGCGCCCCGCCGCCCGCCTCGACGCTGGCCGCGATCGAACCGCTGGGCTTCAACGTCACGCAAGTCTACGGGCTGACCGAAACCTATGGTCCTGCCGTGGAATGCACCTGGAAGCCGTCCTGGGACGGCGCAACCGGCGAGGAACGTGCCGAACTGAAGGCGCGCACGGGCGTGTCGATGCCGATGCTCGAACAGGTAACCGTTCACGATCAGGGCAAGGAGGTCGCCCGCGACTCTCAGCATCTGGGCGAGATCGTCTTCCGCGGCAACATGGTGATGAAGGGCTACTTCAAGAACCCGCAGGCGACGCGCGAGGCCTTCGAGGGCGGCGTGTTCCACTCCGGCGACATCGCCTTCATGCATCCCGACGGCTACATCAAGATCACCGACCGCGCGAAGGACATCATCATCTCGGGCGGGGAGAACGTCTCCTCGGTCGAGGTGGAAGGCGTGATCTGCGCCCACCCGGCGGTCTCGCTCGCCTCGGTCGTGGCGAAGCCCGACGAGACCTGGGGCGAGGTGCCCTGCGCCTTCGTCGAGCTGAAGGAGGGCAAGGAGGCGACGGAAGAGGAGTTGATCAAGTTCTGCCGCGAGCGGCTCGCGGGCTTCAAGACGCCCAAGCGCGTGGTCTTCTCCGAACTGCCGAAAACCTCGACCGGGAAGATCCAGAAATTCGAGCTGCGGGCCGTGGCCAAGCTGCTCGACGCGTAG
- a CDS encoding DUF6478 family protein has product MAGRNGGSLLQRIAERRSLRRWRDAASTVPTLGPDGLRSLRARARALRNELDTVLRATEQRLTAFPGDTSVRKPAGSDWAWRPLLWRVKAHPHGIAGAQSRDKLGDDLTLFHDCPRSEITLRQIRNTKGETLAPFGLRLDVLRFEGSFLSLVLDLPDAALGGLQLNHLIRLEMQLECERELEVFCRLNIKHGPNSEQLVRELPQGDGARYVEFDLAYTRMNERRLEKVWVDLIFENPRMNEVVIRDLTFARYPRAEL; this is encoded by the coding sequence ATGGCGGGGCGAAACGGCGGATCGCTGTTGCAACGGATTGCCGAGCGGCGCAGCTTGCGGCGCTGGCGCGATGCGGCGTCCACGGTGCCCACGCTTGGGCCTGATGGACTGCGCAGTCTGCGCGCCCGGGCGCGCGCGCTGCGCAACGAGCTCGACACGGTGCTCCGCGCGACCGAGCAGCGGCTGACGGCCTTTCCCGGTGATACGTCGGTTCGCAAGCCCGCCGGCAGTGACTGGGCGTGGCGTCCGCTGCTCTGGCGGGTGAAGGCGCATCCGCATGGGATCGCGGGGGCGCAAAGTCGCGACAAGCTTGGCGATGACCTCACCCTGTTCCATGACTGCCCTCGGTCCGAGATAACGCTGCGCCAGATCCGTAATACCAAGGGCGAGACGCTCGCGCCGTTCGGGCTGCGGCTCGATGTGCTGCGCTTCGAAGGCTCGTTCCTGTCGCTGGTGCTCGACCTACCCGATGCGGCGCTTGGCGGGCTGCAACTCAACCATCTCATCCGGCTGGAGATGCAGCTGGAGTGCGAGCGGGAACTGGAGGTGTTCTGCCGCCTCAACATCAAGCACGGCCCCAATTCGGAGCAGCTGGTGCGCGAATTGCCCCAAGGCGATGGCGCGCGCTATGTCGAATTCGATCTGGCCTATACGCGGATGAACGAGCGGCGGTTGGAAAAGGTATGGGTCGACCTGATTTTCGAAAACCCACGGATGAACGAGGTGGTGATCCGCGATCTCACCTTCGCGCGCTACCCGCGCGCCGAGCTGTGA
- a CDS encoding ATP-binding cassette domain-containing protein: MSLELIDLSLTAPGASAPLFASLSLVVAPGETVCLMGPSGIGKSSLLAHIGGHLSRGFTASGDVLLDGESVTQLPAEKRGIGMLFQQAQLFPHLSVGDNLAFGLPGQVKGKAARRAAVEAALEQAGLAGMADRDPATLSGGQRTRAALMRTLLARPRAVLIDEPFAALDAELRAEIRSFTLQHLAAERIPCLMVSHDPEDGAAAARRITLG; this comes from the coding sequence ATGAGCCTCGAGTTGATCGATCTGAGCCTGACCGCGCCCGGCGCCTCCGCGCCGCTCTTCGCGTCGCTGTCGCTGGTCGTGGCGCCCGGCGAGACCGTCTGCCTGATGGGGCCGTCCGGGATCGGCAAGTCGAGCCTGCTCGCCCATATCGGCGGGCACCTGTCGCGTGGGTTCACGGCCTCGGGCGATGTGCTGCTCGATGGCGAAAGCGTCACGCAGCTGCCCGCCGAGAAACGCGGCATCGGGATGCTGTTTCAGCAGGCGCAGCTTTTCCCACATCTCTCGGTGGGCGACAATCTGGCCTTCGGGTTGCCCGGGCAGGTGAAGGGCAAGGCGGCCCGGCGCGCGGCGGTCGAGGCGGCATTGGAACAGGCCGGGCTTGCGGGCATGGCTGATCGCGATCCGGCGACGCTGTCGGGCGGGCAGCGCACCCGTGCGGCGCTGATGCGCACGCTGCTTGCCCGGCCCCGCGCGGTGTTGATCGACGAGCCCTTCGCCGCGCTCGACGCGGAGTTGCGGGCCGAGATCCGCAGTTTCACGCTGCAGCATCTCGCGGCCGAGCGGATCCCTTGCCTGATGGTCAGCCACGATCCGGAGGATGGCGCGGCAGCTGCGCGCCGGATCACATTGGGCTGA
- a CDS encoding ABC transporter permease: MSLILGLMLKEVPFLTLMTLVAAAQRPVAAQMAAGRALGYAPGRVWARIVWPQLYPALRLPALIVLAFSLSVVDMALILGPSNPPTLAVRILRLYGAPDPAQAVPASALAVILLAVMGASAALWMAGERAVARLGKTAIRTGNRGTSRRNWSGAGLIGAGGLLAIGSLGALILWSLASFWRFPDAMPADLTLKRWASADWAGPALTSLSLALVSTGLAVILAMLWLESEDRSGKRLPLGALIFLPLLLPQIGFLQGLTTGFLWLGLPPGPVAVTWAELLFVFPYVMIALAGPWRALDPAHLASAASLGAGPTRRLLRIKLPMLLGPICAAAAIGVAVSVAQYLAVLLPGAGRVQALATEAVALASGADRRLAAILALMQAALPWLGFALALAVPAWWHRNRRGLRGGVA, encoded by the coding sequence GTGTCGCTGATCCTCGGGCTGATGCTGAAAGAGGTGCCGTTCCTGACGCTGATGACGCTGGTCGCCGCCGCGCAGCGCCCGGTGGCGGCGCAGATGGCGGCGGGGCGCGCGCTTGGCTATGCGCCGGGGCGCGTCTGGGCGCGGATCGTCTGGCCGCAGCTTTACCCGGCACTGCGCCTGCCGGCGCTGATCGTACTGGCCTTTTCGCTGTCGGTCGTGGACATGGCGCTGATCCTCGGGCCGTCGAACCCGCCGACGCTGGCGGTGCGGATCCTGCGGCTCTACGGCGCGCCGGATCCCGCGCAGGCGGTGCCCGCCTCGGCGCTGGCGGTGATACTGCTGGCGGTGATGGGTGCGAGTGCGGCGCTTTGGATGGCCGGCGAGCGCGCGGTGGCACGGCTGGGCAAGACGGCGATCCGCACTGGGAATCGCGGCACCTCGCGGCGAAACTGGAGCGGCGCTGGCCTGATCGGGGCGGGCGGTCTGCTGGCGATCGGATCGCTCGGCGCGCTGATCCTGTGGAGCCTCGCGAGCTTCTGGCGCTTTCCCGATGCCATGCCCGCCGATCTGACGCTCAAACGCTGGGCCAGCGCGGATTGGGCAGGGCCCGCTCTGACCAGCTTGTCCCTTGCGCTGGTCTCGACCGGGCTGGCGGTGATCCTCGCGATGCTCTGGTTGGAAAGCGAGGATCGCTCCGGCAAGCGCCTGCCGCTCGGCGCCTTGATCTTCCTGCCGCTTTTGCTGCCGCAGATCGGGTTTCTGCAGGGGCTGACGACGGGGTTCCTCTGGCTCGGCCTGCCGCCCGGGCCGGTCGCGGTGACATGGGCCGAACTGCTGTTCGTCTTTCCCTATGTGATGATCGCGCTGGCCGGGCCGTGGCGCGCGCTCGACCCGGCGCATCTCGCCAGTGCGGCGAGCCTCGGGGCCGGGCCGACGCGACGCCTGCTGCGGATCAAGCTGCCGATGCTGCTGGGCCCGATCTGCGCGGCGGCGGCGATCGGGGTCGCGGTGTCGGTCGCGCAATATCTCGCAGTTCTGCTGCCCGGGGCGGGGCGCGTTCAGGCGCTGGCGACTGAAGCTGTCGCGCTGGCCTCGGGGGCGGATCGGCGGCTGGCCGCGATCCTCGCGCTCATGCAGGCGGCGCTGCCATGGCTGGGTTTCGCGCTGGCGCTCGCCGTGCCGGCATGGTGGCATCGCAATCGGCGCGGGTTGCGCGGAGGAGTGGCATGA